Genomic segment of Polynucleobacter necessarius:
TCTTGCCTCCTGGGGTACTCAATATCGTGAATGGCTTCGGACGTGAGGCTGGAATGCCTCTTGCAACTAGCAAGAGAATTGCAAAGATTGCTTTTACTGGCTCAACCTCCACTGGTCGGGTTATTGCGCAAGCTGCAGCTAACAATCTGATTCCTGCAACTCTTGAGTTGGGTGGAAAGTCACCAAACATTTTCTTTGCTGACATCATGGATAAAGATGATGGATTCTTGGATAAGGCAATTGAAGGTTTGGTCCTATTTGCTTTCAATCAAGGGGAGGTGTGCACCTGCCCATCAAGAGCCTTGATTCAGGAAAGTATTTATGACAAATTCATGGAGAAAGTTCTTAAGCGGGTTGCTGCAATTAAGCATGTAAATCCACTTGATACAGATAGCATGATGGGTGCGCAAGCTTCTAAAGAGCAGTTGACAAAGATTCTCTCTTATTTGGATCTGGGTAAGTAAGAAGGTGCGGAAGTGCTGATAGGTGGCTCACAAGCAAATTTAGAGGGCGATCTTGCTGGTGGCTACTATGTCCAGCCAACGCTATTTAAAGGCCACAATAAGATGCGCATCTTCCAAGAGGAAATCTTTGGACCAGTCTTGGCTGTAACCACCTTTAAAGACGAAGCGGAGGCACTGGAAATTGCCAATGACACTCTCTATGGTCTGGGTGCTGGAGTATGGTCGCGCAATGGCAATGTTGCTTATCGTATGGGTCGCGCCATCAAGGCTGGCCGCGTTTGGACGAATTGTTACCATGCTTATCTAGCCCATGCAGCATTTGGCGGCTATAAAGAGTCAGGCATTGGTAGGGAGACTCATAAGGTGATGCTTGATCGCTACCAGCAAACCAAGAATCTATTGGTCAGCTATAGTGAGACTAAGTTGGGCTTCTTCTGACCCTAAAGCTTTTGTGTTTATTAAAGGGCGGAGAAATCCGCCCTTTTGTCTAATGTAGCACCTCAAGGAAACAGCAATGGTAGAGCGGGTAATTGCAACAGATGCGGCACTCGAACTAATTGGGCAACTAAAGGCTGAGCATGGCCAAATCATGTTTCACCAATCTGGAGGATGTTGTGACAATAGCGCGGCAAACTGCTATTTACCGACAGATCTCACAATTGGCCCATATGACATTAAATTAGGTGAGGTCGGAAGGGGTTCCTTTCTATATCGGAAAGCTCCAATATGAGTACTGGAAACACACCCAGTTGATTTTGGATGTGATCGATGGGCAGGGAGGAACGTTTTCCCTTGAGGGTTCTACTGGAAAGGCATTCCATACCCGTTCACGTTTGTTTGCTGACGAAGAGTGGGAATCAATCAAGGTGCAGGTGTTGAGAGATTTATCTTAGTTAACCCCCCCAAGTGCTTCTTTAGGGTCTCATCTACAATTGTCAGATCATGACAGTTAACTTACCACTCCCCCAAAAAGACCAACTAAAGCCTGTGAAGGGTTTTCAGATGGGCACCGCCGAAGCTGGAATCAAAAAGGCCAATCGCAAAGATCTATTGGTGATGACTTTGGTGCCTGGCTCCCAGGTTGCCGGTGTTTTTACTTTAAATCGATTTTGTGCTGCGCCAGTTCAGGTTTGTAAAGAGCATTTAGCCTTGGATAGTGCAAAGGGTGAGATTCGTGCTTTGGTAGTCAATACCGGAAATGCGAATGCAGGAACTGGTGAGCGGGGCATGAAGGATGCTTTATCCACTTGTGCCGAGTTAGCAAAAGAGCTGAAGCTCAACCCAGAGCAAATTCTGCCGTTTTCAACCGGCGTGATTCTGGAGCCTCTGCCGATCGATAGATTAATTTCTGGCTTGCCTAGAGCGGTTGCCAACCTAGGTGAAGACCACTGGCTTGATGCTGCAGAAACCATTATGACTACGGATACTCAGCCTAAAGCTGCGTCCATGACAGTAGACACTCCATCTGGACTTGTGACCATTACCGGTATTTGCAAGGGTGCCGGCATGATTCATCCTAATATGGCAACGATGTTGGGGTTCATTGCAACTGATGCTGGTTTTGCTCAAGGCCTGCTTAATCAACTGACGCGTGAGATTGTTGATCTTTCATTTAACGCGATTACGATTGATGGCGATACCTCAACTAATGATTCTTTCATCATCATGGCAACTGGTCAGTCCTCGGTGCAGATCCAATCTGTTGCTGAACCTAGTTATGCCTTAGTTAGAGCCGCATTAATCGATCTCGCCCGTAAGCTTGCTCAAATGATTGTGAGGGATGGTGAGGGCGCCACTAAATTTATTACGATTGATGTGCAGGGTGGTAAGATGGAGGAGGAGTGCCGCTTAGTAGCCGAGGCGGTGGCCCATTCACCATTAGTAAAGACTGCTTTCTTTGCTAGCGACCCCAACCTAGGCCGCATTCTTGCGGCGATTGGTTGTGCTGGAATCACTGACCTTGACGTTAACCAAGTGCAAATGTGGCTTGGCGATGTTTGGGTTGCTAAGAATGGCGGCCGACATCCTGATTACCAGGAGGCTGACGGCCAGAGGGTGATGCAGGCTCCAGAAATTACTGTCAAGATTGACTTGGGTCGTGGATCGGCGCAGCAGACGATGTGGACTTGTGATTTATCACATGACTATGTTTCCATTAATGCCGATTACCGCTCATAGGAATTCATGAAATGAATGAAAAATTAGAGCAACTTCTCAACCACCTGGAAACATTTTTACCAAAGCAGTTATCGGAAGAGCAGTGGAAATCTTCAACTGCTTTTAGGTGGCGTCGTCGCGATAGCATCTTTGGAAGTATTGGTTTTTTGCAGCCAGTCAAGCATGTTTCAGATATTACCTTTGAAGATCTAAAAAATATCGATCGTCAACGTGATGCGATTCGTGACAACACCAAAAACTTTATTCAGGGTAAGCCTGCTAATAATATTTTGTTAACGGGTGCGCGTGGCACAGGAAAGTCCTCACTCATTAAAGCAAGCTTGCATGAGTTTGCTAGCCAGGGCTTACGTTTGGTCGAAGTTGAAAATGAGCATTTAGCGGACTTAGCTGACCTTACGGATTTATTAGCAGACCGCCCAGAGCGCTTCATTATTTTTTGTGATGATCTCTCATTTGAAGATGGGGAATCAGGCTATAAGGCTATGAAGTCTGCTTTGGATGGCTCTGTATCAGCACAAGTCGACAATATTTTGATTTATGCCACCTCTAACCGACGTCACCTCTTGCCTGAATATATGAAGGACAACGAAGGTTATGTTCATGGGGATGATGGAGAAATTCATCCGGGTGAAGTGGTTGAGGAAAAGATTTCTCTATCAGAGCGTTTTGGTTTATGGCTTTCTTTTTACCCACCAAAGCAAGATGAGTATCTAGAAATTGTTGCTCATTGGTTACGCCATTTTGGCTTGAGTGATACCCAGATTGAGGGCGCTCGATCTGAAGCATTGGTGTGGGCATTAGAGAGAGGTTCGTGTTCTGGTCGTGTGGCTTGGCAGTTTGCTAAGCACTGGGCCAGCTCGCACACCGCTTAAAGTATTTTGATGAGTGACTCTAACCGTCCTGTGACTGAAGTCGCTGCCGGGATTCTATTGGATGCAGAAGGGCGCTATCTTATGGGTCAGCGCCCTGAGGGTAAGCCTTATGCTGGTTACTGGGAAGTACCAGGTGGAAAAATTGAAGCTGGCGAATCGGTATTCGCAGCACTCAAGCGTGAATTACAAGAAGAGCTCGGGATTGATATTGAGTCCAGCGAAGAGCTGGTTGTCTTGGAACATGACTATCCGCACGCTTATGTTCGTTTGCATGTCAGCATTATTCGAAAATGGAGCGGAACGCCTAAGGGGTGTGAGGGTCAAGCGCTGTCTTGGCAATTACTCAGTGGTGTGCTTCCGACGGTAGAGCCTTTATTGCCGGCTGCCTGGCCCATACTGGAAAAGTTAAAGCTACTAAAGACTTAGAGCTGACAGAGGGTGAGTCTAAAAGGTACATCCTCATTCAAGATCTGCGGTTTTTTATCTTGATCAATCTTCAGAAAGCGAATCGATAGCAGATATTTATTGGCGCTGATTTCTGAGAAGAGGCTGTCATCTTCTACAGCGATACGCATCAATTGATAGACCTTACCAGAAGGTGCTTGTTGATATGCACCTTGATGCGCAACAACATCTTTTGCTTCTCCAGATTGACGGAGCAGTCTCAAGAAAATTTGGCAAGCTTCATGACATGGCAAAAGTGGAGCAACATATTTTTCTAATAACTCCCTGCGTTGATTCGAGGGAGTATTTTTCCAGGCATGATAACTTGGCAAATCAATCGGACTTGTTCCACCAGGAATATTTAATCGAGTACGAATGACATTTAGCCACTCACTCTCAGTAATTGCAGAATTTGGCTTACCCATCGATTGATTAATATTCAATGCAGCTTTATCAATCTCAGATAGCGTTTGCGTCAATGCCTCTTGGTCTACCTTTTGGGAGGACTTTAAACCGTTCAAGGCATATTTTTGACGCTCAAATTCTTTTAGTAGCAGGGATTTGATGTCACCTCGTGAACCAATATCACCCAAGTCAAACAACATCGCAATTGCATTGTGATGTAGCTCTGGATCATCTGAGCGGAGGAACTGATTGAAGCGGGCGAACAAGTACTCCAGCCGAAGCATGCTTCGAACTAATTCATTGAAGGGGTATTCGTAGAGAATCACAAGACTATATTCTATGACGAACTTAGGCGTTCTTCTTAAATTTTGAGCAATTGTTGGTGCAGACTCAGAACCTCTGATTTGAGCTCATCCAAACTGCCCTGATTTTCAAGAACGGTGTTAGCTGCTGCTAGACGGACATTGCGACTCGTTTGCGCTTTGAGAATATTCTCCACATCGAGGCGGGTCATATTGCTGCAGTGCATCACTCTCTGGATTTGTGTCTCTTCTGGGCAATCAACTACGATGAGGTAGTCAATCAGCTTTACCCAAGATCCAGACTCAATAAGCAGCGGGACTACAAAAACAAGATATGGAACTCCAGATTTAGCTAACTCAAAGGCTTGCTTTGCGGTTTCTTGCTGAATCAACGGGTGGGTTATTTTCTCCAAAGCTTGGCGAGCATTGGAATCTGCAAAGACTAGGGTCCGCATTTTGACTCGATCAAGAGCCCCCTGGGAGTTTATGAAGTCATCCCCAAATTCTTTGGTAATTAATGGAATAGCTTTTCCGCCTGGCGCGGTGATTTGATGGGAAATCAAGTCTGTATCAATTACCCCAGCCCCGAGCTCGCCTAGTAAGTTGCTAACTGCCGTCTTGCCAGAGCCAATGCCGCCAGTTAAGCCAATTAAAGGAATTTCACCCTTCAAGGCTTTTATATCAGCTTGGGCAGAATCAAAGTTGGAATGAGTTGGGGCCATAACAGCTCAATGATGCCAGCAATCACCAAAAAGGGGCCAAAAGGAAAGGCTTGCTGCAGTTGATGGCCGCGCCATTGAAGCCAGGTCAGGCCACCCACTATTCCCGTTATAGAGGCTATCAGGAGAACGCTGGGTAGCGCGCCCCAGCCCAACCAGGCACCTAGCGCTGCTAAGAGTTTGGCATCACCCATGCCAATGCCATTGCGGTTTTTCAGAAGACGATAACCAGCATTTAATGTCCAAAGTGAGGCATATCCTAGGAGTGCCCCGAGCAATGCAGCGCTTGGGGTGGTCAGGCGCAGGTCTGAAATTGAGTTAAAAGCAATGCCCAGAAAAATTAAAGGGAATGTAATGGCATTCGGGAGGCGAAAGGTGCGCCAATCGATATAGGCCAAGTAAAGCAAAGCCAGTACTAGTAGGGATTTAACTATCCAGATGCTTACCATGGGATCCACTAAACAATTTGCCCTAAATTAAAGATGGGTAGATATAGGATTATGACCAGACTGCCAATAATGGCGCCAACAAAAAGAATGAGCGCTGGCTCTAAGCTTTGGCTGAGTGCATTGAGTTGGCTACTCAGCTGAGTTCCTAATGAAGTGGCGCGCTTATTTAGCATCTCGGCTAATGCGCCGCTTTCAGCCCCGATATGAAGTAGTAGTAATGTCTCTAAATCTAAAAGTCGTGATTTAGGGTCTGCTCTTTTGAGTGATTCTCCCAAGGGCCAGCCACGAGTGAGGTGTTTAAATATCTCAGCACTCAAGTCATGGCTCACCCAGTGATTTGAGGATTGCGCTGTGACTCTCAGGGCGTCTGG
This window contains:
- the argJ gene encoding bifunctional glutamate N-acetyltransferase/amino-acid acetyltransferase ArgJ; this encodes MTVNLPLPQKDQLKPVKGFQMGTAEAGIKKANRKDLLVMTLVPGSQVAGVFTLNRFCAAPVQVCKEHLALDSAKGEIRALVVNTGNANAGTGERGMKDALSTCAELAKELKLNPEQILPFSTGVILEPLPIDRLISGLPRAVANLGEDHWLDAAETIMTTDTQPKAASMTVDTPSGLVTITGICKGAGMIHPNMATMLGFIATDAGFAQGLLNQLTREIVDLSFNAITIDGDTSTNDSFIIMATGQSSVQIQSVAEPSYALVRAALIDLARKLAQMIVRDGEGATKFITIDVQGGKMEEECRLVAEAVAHSPLVKTAFFASDPNLGRILAAIGCAGITDLDVNQVQMWLGDVWVAKNGGRHPDYQEADGQRVMQAPEITVKIDLGRGSAQQTMWTCDLSHDYVSINADYRS
- a CDS encoding ATP-binding protein, which encodes MNEKLEQLLNHLETFLPKQLSEEQWKSSTAFRWRRRDSIFGSIGFLQPVKHVSDITFEDLKNIDRQRDAIRDNTKNFIQGKPANNILLTGARGTGKSSLIKASLHEFASQGLRLVEVENEHLADLADLTDLLADRPERFIIFCDDLSFEDGESGYKAMKSALDGSVSAQVDNILIYATSNRRHLLPEYMKDNEGYVHGDDGEIHPGEVVEEKISLSERFGLWLSFYPPKQDEYLEIVAHWLRHFGLSDTQIEGARSEALVWALERGSCSGRVAWQFAKHWASSHTA
- a CDS encoding NUDIX domain-containing protein translates to MSDSNRPVTEVAAGILLDAEGRYLMGQRPEGKPYAGYWEVPGGKIEAGESVFAALKRELQEELGIDIESSEELVVLEHDYPHAYVRLHVSIIRKWSGTPKGCEGQALSWQLLSGVLPTVEPLLPAAWPILEKLKLLKT
- the zapD gene encoding cell division protein ZapD, whose translation is MILYEYPFNELVRSMLRLEYLFARFNQFLRSDDPELHHNAIAMLFDLGDIGSRGDIKSLLLKEFERQKYALNGLKSSQKVDQEALTQTLSEIDKAALNINQSMGKPNSAITESEWLNVIRTRLNIPGGTSPIDLPSYHAWKNTPSNQRRELLEKYVAPLLPCHEACQIFLRLLRQSGEAKDVVAHQGAYQQAPSGKVYQLMRIAVEDDSLFSEISANKYLLSIRFLKIDQDKKPQILNEDVPFRLTLCQL
- the coaE gene encoding dephospho-CoA kinase (Dephospho-CoA kinase (CoaE) performs the final step in coenzyme A biosynthesis.), giving the protein MAPTHSNFDSAQADIKALKGEIPLIGLTGGIGSGKTAVSNLLGELGAGVIDTDLISHQITAPGGKAIPLITKEFGDDFINSQGALDRVKMRTLVFADSNARQALEKITHPLIQQETAKQAFELAKSGVPYLVFVVPLLIESGSWVKLIDYLIVVDCPEETQIQRVMHCSNMTRLDVENILKAQTSRNVRLAAANTVLENQGSLDELKSEVLSLHQQLLKI
- a CDS encoding prepilin peptidase; translation: MVSIWIVKSLLVLALLYLAYIDWRTFRLPNAITFPLIFLGIAFNSISDLRLTTPSAALLGALLGYASLWTLNAGYRLLKNRNGIGMGDAKLLAALGAWLGWGALPSVLLIASITGIVGGLTWLQWRGHQLQQAFPFGPFLVIAGIIELLWPQLIPTLILPKLI